The Alnus glutinosa chromosome 7, dhAlnGlut1.1, whole genome shotgun sequence genome includes a region encoding these proteins:
- the LOC133874212 gene encoding E3 ubiquitin-protein ligase AIRP2 isoform X1, translating into MRKTFKDSLKALEADIQFANTLASDYPREYDGACLQMRLSYCPAAQFFLFLVQWTDCNLAGALGLLRILIYKAYQDGKTTMYIHERKATLKEFYGVIFPSLMQLQRGITDVEDRKQRETCATKYKRKGESEKGKLSEIELEREEECGICMEINSKVVLPICNHSMCMMCYRNWRVRSQSCPFCRDSLSRVDSDDLWICISRSEIVDLSSIFRENLKRLFMYIDKLPLIVPDPTFVSYDPRHR; encoded by the exons atgcgcaAGACTTTCAAGGATTCCCTTAAGGCCCTCGAAGCTGATATTCAGTTTGCCAATACCCT GGCTTCTGATTATCCGAGGGAATACGACGGCGCCTGCCTTCAGATGAGATTATCCTACTGTCCAGCTGCTcagttttttctctttcttgttcaGTGGACTGATTGTAACCTTGCTGGTGCCTTGGGATTGCTTAGGATTCTTATATACAAG GCTTATCAAGATGGGAAGACAACCATGTATATTCATGAAAGGAAAGCCACTCTAAAAGAGTTCTACG GTGTGATATTTCCCTCTTTAATGCAACTTCAAAGAGGAATCACTGATGTAGAAGACAGGAAACAGAGAGAAACTTGTGCCACTAAATACAAGAGAAAGGGTGAGTCGGAAAAAGGAAAGCTCTCTGAAATTGAgttagagagagaagaagaatgtGGTATTTGCATGGAGATTAACAGCAAGGTCGTGTTGCCCATTTGCAATCACTCAATGTGTATGATGTGCTACCGAAATTG GCGTGTGCGATCGCAGTCATGCCCGTTTTGCCGGGATAGTCTCAGCAGAGTCGACTCAGATGACCTTTGGATCTGCATCAGTCGCAGCGAAATTGTTGACTTGTCCTCAATCTTCAGGGAGAACTTGAAGAGACTTTTTATGTACATTGATAAACTGCCTCTCATTGTTCCAGATCCTACATTTGTTTCTTATGACCCTCGTCACCGTTGA
- the LOC133874212 gene encoding E3 ubiquitin-protein ligase AIRP2 isoform X2, translating to MRKTFKDSLKALEADIQFANTLASDYPREYDGACLQMRLSYCPAAQFFLFLVQWTDCNLAGALGLLRILIYKAYQDGKTTMYIHERKATLKEFYGVIFPSLMQLQRGITDVEDRKQRETCATKYKRKGESEKGKLSEIELEREEECGICMEINSKVVLPICNHSMCMMCYRN from the exons atgcgcaAGACTTTCAAGGATTCCCTTAAGGCCCTCGAAGCTGATATTCAGTTTGCCAATACCCT GGCTTCTGATTATCCGAGGGAATACGACGGCGCCTGCCTTCAGATGAGATTATCCTACTGTCCAGCTGCTcagttttttctctttcttgttcaGTGGACTGATTGTAACCTTGCTGGTGCCTTGGGATTGCTTAGGATTCTTATATACAAG GCTTATCAAGATGGGAAGACAACCATGTATATTCATGAAAGGAAAGCCACTCTAAAAGAGTTCTACG GTGTGATATTTCCCTCTTTAATGCAACTTCAAAGAGGAATCACTGATGTAGAAGACAGGAAACAGAGAGAAACTTGTGCCACTAAATACAAGAGAAAGGGTGAGTCGGAAAAAGGAAAGCTCTCTGAAATTGAgttagagagagaagaagaatgtGGTATTTGCATGGAGATTAACAGCAAGGTCGTGTTGCCCATTTGCAATCACTCAATGTGTATGATGTGCTACCGAAATTG A